In Pseudomonas sp. LRP2-20, the genomic window TCGGCACCTGGCTCACGTCCTGGGCGCTACGGGTGGCGCTGACGGTCATCTGCTGCAGGGCGACGACGTTGCCCGCCGACTGGCGTTCGAGCACTACGTTACCGTTGCTGATCTTGCGAAACCCCAGGCCGGTGCCCTGGAGCAGGCGCTTGAGGGCGGCGTCTGGCGGCAGCGAACCCTGAACGCCAGGCGACGCCACGCCGTCGGCCAGTTCGGCGCTGAAGCCGACCTGCCAGCCGGTGACCTTGCTGAAGGCGTTGATCGCCTCGACCAGAGGCTGCTGGGCAATGCTGAAGCGGTAGTCGCCCATGCGCGGGCTGCTGGCCTGGGCAGGTTCGGCGGCCAGCGCCGGCAGGCTGAAGGTACCTGTGGCGAGCAGCGCCAGCGTCAGCAGGGACAGCTGACCGGTACGGCGGGGAAGGGTGGACGGGCGAGTTGGACCTGTGGACATCGAAAGCGCTCCCTGACGCGCGAACTGTTATAGGTGATGACTGTTCTTGTTTTTAAACAAGAATCAGTTGCATTGGCTATAACGAGACGGGCGGGGTTGCGCGATCGCGTAAAAAAACTTGTAGGTCAGTTGATGATCACCACGGCGGGGAACTCGTGCAGTTGCGCCGAGGTGATGTGGGCCAGGGCGCGCAGGGTTTCCAGCGGCTGATCGAGGCGGTAGTTGCCGGTCACCGCCATGTCGTCGAGGTGGTCGTTGCGGTTGATGATCCAGCCGGGGTAATAGCGCCGCACTTCGGCCAATACCTGGCTCAAGGGGCAGTTCTCGAACACCAGGCGGCCATCGACCCAGGCCAGGTCCTTGTGCATGTCCGGGCGCTGGCGCTGGCCGAAGCCTTGCGGGCCGACACTGATGCTGTCGCCGGCACTGAGGCGGATGCGCTGGTTGCTGGCGGCCTGCAGGTCGACGTCGCCACGTTGCACGCGAACCTGCGCCTCGCCGTCGAGGTAGCGCACGGCAAAATCGGTGTCGCGCACCTGTGCACGCACGGGCCCGGCCTGCACTTCAAGCGGCAGCTGGGCGCTACCGGGCACCTGGAAATACGCCTCGCCCTGCAGCAGGCGCGCGACCTGGCGCCCGCCCTGCAGGTCGCTGGCGAAAGCGGAGTTGGTGTTGAGCAGGACCTTGGCGCCGTCATCCAGCTCCAGGCGCTGGCGCTCACCGACCACGGTCAGGTGGTCCGCCTGCAGGCGCACTGGCAGGTTGCCGAAGGTGAACAGCCCGACCAGCAGCACGGCGGCGGTCGCCAGTGGCTTCCAGTGGGCACGCAGGCGCCCGCGCAACGAGCGGCGCTGATGCTGGTGCAGGTGCAGGGCGGCCTGGCGCAGCGGGGTGCCGTTCCACAAGGCTTCGGCCTCGACATAGGCTTCGGCGTTTTCAGGGGCTGCGCTGAGCCATTGCTCGAAGGCCAGGGTGTCGGCCTCGCTGGCGCACTGCAGGCGCACGAGCCAGTCCAGCGCCTCGTCCAGCGCGCGGGCGCGGGCGTCGGGCCCGGTGGCTGGCGGGCGAGTGACGGGGCTGTCGGTCACGGTGGGTCCTTGCAGGTATTTTTGCGAATGATCAAGGCTGGGGCGAAGCATGGCAAGGGCAACGGCGCATTCGGCACGCCGGCGGTCGGCTCATTTGAGGCGGTCGGCCACGCCCATGCAGATCGCCATGATCAGTTTCAGTTCCTTCTGTACCGTGCTGGCCGAGACTTGCAGTTGCTCGGCAATTTCCAGGTAGCTGGCGCCGTGCAGGCGGCTGAGGATGAAGATGCGCTGCTGGCGTTCGGTCAGCTGGTTGAGGCTGACGCTCAGGTGCTTGAGCAGTTGTTCGGCGTGGGCGGCGTCCTCGCTGCTGCCGAGCGGGGACGCGACATTGTGCAGCACCTCGTCAGGCACATCGTCGACCAGCATGCGCGACTGCACCCGCCGTGTACGCAGGTGGTCCAGGGCGAGGTTGCGGGCGGTCTGGAAGACGAACGGCTCGAGGTGTTCGATGGGCCGTTCACCCAAGGCGCGGGATACCCGCAGGTAGGTTTCCTGCAACAGGTCCTCGGCCGTGCTGGGGTTGCCCACCATGCGTTGCAGGGTGCGCAGCAGGGAAAGGCGCTGGACGAGGAAGACGGAGTTGAACCGGGACTGACTCACGGGGGGACCTGGCCGACGAAAGGTTAATGATAATGCTTATCATCTTGCGCTCAGGTCAAGCTGGGAATTGTTAGGGAAAGGTAAAGATTGTGAGTGTTTGGGGGCTTGGATGGGTATGTCTGGAGATATTCAGCGCCTGTGAGACCGAGCGCCGCCCGCGCGGCGCATCGCGAGCTGCGCTCGCTCCTACGTTTGTTTCGGGCCAGTTATTCCTGGGGGATTTGCGCGCGGACGCTTTGGGGTATGGCGCGATATCGCGTTGTACCAACAAGGCGCTCGCGCGCGCCTGTCACAGGCGTTACTGGCCCGAAACAAACGTAGGAGCGAGCGCAGCTCGCGATGCGCCGCGCGGGCGGCGCTCGATCTCACAGGCGCCAAAAACCTACAGCCAGGAAGAGCCCCTCAGCGCGCGCTGGCCAACGCCAGGCAGTTGTCCAGCATGCGGTTGGAGAACCCCCACTCGTTGTCATACCAGGCCAGCACCTTGAGCATCCGCCCGTTGGCGCGGGTATGGTTGGCATCGAAGATCGACGACAGCGGGTTGTGGTTGAAATCGCAAGACACCAGCGGCAGGGCGTTGTAGCCGAGCACCTTGGAGTGCCGGCTGGCTTCGAGGAACAGCTGGTTGACCTGCTCGGCGGTGGCCTCGCGCTTGAGGTTGACGGTAAGGTCGACCAGTGACACGTTGATCACCGGTACGCGCACGGCCATGCCGGTGAGCTTGCCGGCCAGCTCCGGCAGCACCAGGCCCACGGCCTCGGCGGCGCCGGTCTTGCTCGGGATCATCGACTGGGTGGCCGAGCGGGCGCGGTACGGGTCGCTGTGGTAGACGTCGGTCAGCACCTGGTCGTTGGTGTAGGCGTGGATGGTGGTCATCAGCCCCTGTTCGATGCCGAACTCGCGGTGCAGCACCTGAGCGATCGGCGCCAGGCAGTTGGTGGTGCACGAGGCGTTGGAGATGACCTGGTGCGAAGCCCGCAGGATATCGTGGTTGACCCCGTACACCACGGTGGCATCGACGCCCTTGCCCGGTGCCGAGACGATCACCTTGCCGGCGCCAGCAGCCAGGTGTGCGGCGGCCTTGGCGCGGTCGGTGAACAGCCCGGTGCATTCGAACACCACGTCGATCGCTTCGGCCTTCCAGGGCAGTTCGGCCGGGTTGCGGATGGCACTGACCGCGATACGGTCACCATTGACCGTGAGGCTTTCATGGTCGGCCTCGACCACTGCATCGAAGGTGCCGTGCACGCTGTCATATTTGAGCAGGTGGGCGTTCATCGCGCTGTCACCCAGGTCGTTGATGGCGACGACCTGCAGGTCCTGGCGGTAGCCTTGGGTATAAAGTGCGCGCAATACATTGCGCCCGATGCGGCCGAATCCATTGATGGCGATACGTAGGGTCATGGCAGTACCTCTGGCGGTCCGAGTGAAACCTGTGGCAAAAAGACGCTTCACTGAAACGGTTTTGTTGTTGGAATTACAAGATTATTCACTGGCCGATAGAAAACAAGCCTTTTTGATGGCAGTATTTTGTTTAAACATACAACGAGTGGTTGGGCGCAATGCCTCCCCCGATGTTGCGATCCCCTCTACCATGAGCCTAGGCCGCAATCGTTTGGAGGGGAAATGCCCGGTAAACCGCCCTTACAATTAGCCTGGAGTCCAGTACATGCATCCGCGCATCCTTGAGGTCACCCAACGGCTGATCGAACGTAGCCGTGCCACCCGCGAACGCTACCTGCAGCTGATTCGTGGCGCGGCCAGTGACGGCCCCATGCGTGCCAGCCTGCAATGCGCCAACTTCGCCCACGGTGTGGCCGGTTGCGGCGCCGAGGACAAGCAGACCCTGCGCTTGATGAACGCGGCCAACGTCGCCATCGTCTCGGCCTACAACGACATGCTCTCGGCGCACCAGCCGTATCTGCATTTCCCTGACCAGATCAAGCAGGCCCTGCGCGAGGTCGGCTCGGTCGGCCAGTTCGCCGGTGGCGTGCCGGCCATGTGCGACGGCGTGACTCAAGGCGAGCCGGGTATGGAACTGGCTATCGCCAGCCGCGAAGTGATCGCCATGTCCACGGCGGTAGCGCTGTCGCACAACATGTTCGACGCAGCGTTGATGCTCGGCATCTGCGACAAGATCGTCCCCGGGCTGATGATGGGGGCGCTGCGCTTCGGCCATCTGCCGACCATCTTCGTTCCGGGCGGGCCGATGGTTTCCGGCATTTCCAACAAGCAGAAGGCCGACGTGCGCCAGCGCTATGCCGAAGGCAAGGCCAGCCGCGAGGAACTGCTCGAGTCGGAAATGAAGTCCTACCACAGCCCCGGCACCTGCACGTTCTACGGCACTGCCAACACCAACCAGCTGGTGATGGAAGTCATGGGCCTGCACCTGCCAGGTGCCTCGTTCGTCAACCCTTACACCCCGCTGCGCGATGCCCTGACCGCCGAGGCAGCACAGCAGGTCACGCGCATGACCAAGGCCAGTGGCAGCTTCATGCCGCTGGGCGAGATCGTCGACGAGAAGGCGCTGGTCAACTCCATCGTGGCGTTGCACGCTACCGGCGGCTCGACCAACCACACCCTGCACATCCCGGCAATCGCCCAGGCGGCCGGCATCCAGCTGACCTGGCAGGACATGGCCGACCTGTCCGAAGTGGTGCCGACCCTGTCCCACGTCTACCCCAATGGCAAGGCCGACATCAACCACTTCCAGGCCGCTGGCGGCATGGCCTTCCTGATCCGTGAACTGCTCGATGCCGGGCTGTTGCACGAAGACGTCAACACCGTGGCTGGCCACGGCCTGCGCCGCTATACCCAGGAGCCGTTCCTCGACAACGGCAAGCTGGTGTGGCGCGAAGGGCCGCAGCAGAGCCTGGACGAGAGCATCCTGCGCCCGGTGGCGCGGCCATTCTCGGCCGAAGGCGGCCTGCGGGTGATGGAAGGCAACCTGGGCCGTGGCGTGATGAAGGTCTCGGCGGTAGCGCCTGAGCACCAGGTGGTCGAGGCGCCGGCACGGGTGTTCCATGACCAGCAGTCGCTGGCCGATGCCTTCAAGGCCGGTGAGCTGGAGTGCGATTTCGTTGCCGTGGTGCGCTTCCAGGGCCCGCGCTGCAACGGCATGCCCGAGCTGCACAAGCTGACGCCGTTCCTCGGCGTGCTGCAGGACCGCGGCTACAAGGTGGCGCTGGTGACCGACGGGCGCATGTCAGGCGCTTCGGGCAAGATCCCGGCGGCCATCCACGTCTGCCCCGAAGCGTTCGATGGTGGGCCGCTGGCACGCGTGCGTGATGGTGATATCGTGCGGGTCGATGGCGTCGAAGGCACGCTGCGGGTCATGGTGTCGGCAGAAGAGCTGGCCAGCCGTGAGCTGCCGCCCGCGCCCCAGGGCAACGACCTGGGCTGCGGCCGTGAACTGTTCGGCTTCATGCGCATGGCGTTCAGCCCGGCAGAGCAGGGTGCGAGCGCCTTCACCTCGGCCCTGGAGAACCTCAAATGAAGGACCTGCTGGTTGGCGACATCGGTGGCACCAATGCCCGTTTTGCGTTGTGGCGTGACAACCAGCTGTGCCAGGTGCAGGTCTTCGCCACGGCGGATTACACCAGCCCGGAACAGGCCATCGAGGCTTACCTGCAAGGCCAGGGTATCGCCCGTGGCGGCCTTGCCGCTGTGTGCCTGGCGGTGGCCGGGCCGGTGAATGGTGATGAGTTCCGCTTCACCAACAACCACTGGCGGCTGAGCCACAAGGCGTTTTGCCAGACCTTGCAGGTCGAGCGGCTGCTGCTGATCAACGACTTTTCTGCCCAGGCCCTGGGCATGACCCGGCTGCAACCCGGCGAGTACCGTGAGGTCTGCGCAGGCCAGGCGGACCCGACGCGGCCCGCGCTGGTGATCGGCCCGGGTACTGGCCTGGGCGTTGGCAGTCTGCTGCGCCTGGGCGAGCAGCACTGGCTGGCGCTGCCGGGTGAGGGTGGGCATGTCGACCTGCCGGTGGGCAATGCCCGCGAGGCGGCGCTCCATCAGCAGATGCACGACCAGATCGGCCACGTCAGCGCCGAGACCGTCCTCAGTGGTGGTGGCCTGGTGCGCTTGTATCAGGCCATGTGCGCGCTGGACGGCGACACGCCCCGACACACATCCCCGGCGCAGGTCACCGATGCGGCCCTGGGCGGCGAACCACGGGCGCTGGCCGTCATCGAGCAGTTCTGCCGCTTCCTCGGGCGCGTGGCTGGTAACAATGTGCTGACCCTCGGCGCACGCGGCGGGGTGTACATTGTCGGTGGCGTGATCCCGCGTTTTGCCGAGCTGTTCCTGCGCAGCGGTTTTGCCGCCAGCTTTGCCGACAAGGGCTGCATGAGTGGCTACTTCGCGGGCGTGCCGGTGTGGTTGGTGACTGCCGAATTCTCTGGCCTGCTCGGTGCCGGGGTGGCACTGCAGCAAACCCTGGATCACTGATACTCTCGAACAGGCTGCACCGTGACAGCAGGCGAAAAGACCTGCGACAACAAGAGGGCGGGATACCTTGAGCACTGCCGGAAAATCGATCCTGATGGTCGACGACGATCAGGAAATTCGTGAACTGCTGCAAACCTACCTGAGCCGCGCCGGCTTCCAGGTCCACGGCGAAGCCGACGGCCAGGGTTTTCGCCGCGCCTTGGAAAACGCCCACTGCGACCTGGTGATCCTCGACGTCATGCTCCCCGACGAAGACGGCTTCAGCCTGTGCCGCTGGGTGCGCCAGCACCCGCGCCAGTCGCGGGTACCGATCATCATGCTGACCGCCAGCTCCGATGAAGCCGACCGCGTCATCGGCCTGGAACTGGGGGCCGATGATTACCTGGGCAAGCCGTTCAGCCCGCGTGAGCTGCAGGCGCGCATCAAGGCCCTGTTGCGCCGCAGCGAGTTCGGCCAGGCCGCGCCAGCCAGTGCCGTGCTGGCCTTCGATGACTGGCGTCTGGATACCGTCAGCCACCGCCTGTTCCACCGCGATGGTGAAGAGGTGATTCTGTCCGGGGCCGACTTCGCCCTGCTCAAGCTGTTTCTCGATCACCCTCAACAGATTCTCGACCGCGACACCATCGGCAACGCCACCCGTGGCCGCGAGCCGATGCCGCTGGACCGCATCGTCGACATGGCGGTCAGCCGCCTGCGCCAGCGCCTGCGCGACACCGACAAGCCGCCGCGGCTGATCCGCACCGTGCGTGGCAGTGGTTACCTGCTGGCTGCCCATGTCTGCTGCGCTTCCTGAGCGACGCTGGCGCCTGCTGCCGCGCTCGCTGCTGGGGCGCATGCTGCTGCTGACCCTGTTCGTGGTGCTGCTGGCCCAGGGCCTGTCGAGCCTGATCTGGGTTGCCCAGTTGCGTGCCAGCCAGTTGCAGGGGCTGCGCGCCAGTGCCGGGAGCCTGGCCCATTCCATGAGCGCCAGCGTCAGCTACTTCCGCTCGTTGCCGGTGGCCTATCGGCCGATGGTGCTCGATCAATTGCGCAGCATGGGTGGCACGCGCTTCTTCGTGTCGCTCAACGACAAGCCGCTGGACATGCCGGTGTTGCCCATCACGCCACGCAAGCAGGCGGTGATCGACGTGTTCCAGCAGGTGCTGCACGAACGCCTGGGGGAGCAGATGGAAATCTCCGTCGAATTCGTCGCCCCCGATGACCTGCGCATCTTCAACAGCGGCCTGAAGCTCGATGAGCTGCCGCGCTCGTGGGCGCATTACTCGCTGACCCTGGAGCCGCTCAACCCGCCAGTGCTGGTGACCCAGATCCGCCTGGACCAGGGCGAGTGGCTGTACATCGCATCCTTGCTGCCCGAGCCTTACACCAGCCTCGAAAGCGAACGCCTGCCGCGCCAGCAGATCGGCTTCATTGTCCTCACCACGGCCTTGCTGCTGTTGTTCATCGGCTTGCTGGTGCACTGGCAGAGCTGGCCGCTCAAGCGCCTGGCCCGCGCCGCGCGTGAGCTGTCATTGGGCGCGGATGTGGCGCCGGTGGCCGAGGGCGGCGGCAGCGAGGTGGTCGAAGTGGGGCGGGCGTTCAACAGCATGCGCGAGCGCATCAGCCGTTACCTGACCGAGCGTTCCCAGTTGTTCAGCGCCATTTCCCACGACCTGCGCACACCGATCACGCGCTTGCGCCTGCGCGTGGAACTGCTCGAGGACGAGCGCCTGCAGGCCAAGTTCAGCCAGGACCTCGACGAGCTGGAGCTGCTGGTCAAAGGGGCACTGCAATGCGTCAAGGACACCGACATCCACGAGAACATCGAGCCGATCGACCTCAACCAGGTGCTGGAGATTCTCGCCGAGCCCTATCTGGGTGACGGCCGTATTACCGTCGAAGGGCGAGCCCTGTCGCCGTACCCGGGCAAGCCGCTGGCCCTGCGCCGCTGCATCGGCAACCTGATCGACAATGCCATCAAGTATGGCGAGCGGGCACACCTGCGGATCATCGACAATGCCGAGGGCTTTGTCCTGCAGGTGGATGACCAGGGCCCCGGCGTGCCGCAACAGCAGATGGAGCAGGTGTTCGAGCCGCATTTTCGCCTGGCCGGCAAGCAGCAGGGCTATGGCCTGGGCCTGGGTATCGCGCGCAACATCGCCCATAGCCATGGCGGCGAAGTGAGCCTGCTCAACCTGCGCGAAGGTGGCTTGCGGGTGACGCTCTATCTACCAAGAGGCGTGGATTGATCCGTGTCACAGATTGGTGACACATCCGTCCCCCTTCGTGACATACCAGTCAGGACGGCTGGCTAGACTTCACCGACGACACGCAAGGAACGCGCTGGCCCATGAATACTCCTGATCTGGCCCCCGGCAGTTGGCTGGGTTCAACCGTACATGCCGCCTGGCTGCAGGCTGAAGGGCAACGCCTGCTGGCGTTTGCCAGGGCTTCGCAGTTGCCTGAGGGCTTCGGCTGCCTCGATGCACAAGGTT contains:
- a CDS encoding FecR family protein; translation: MTDSPVTRPPATGPDARARALDEALDWLVRLQCASEADTLAFEQWLSAAPENAEAYVEAEALWNGTPLRQAALHLHQHQRRSLRGRLRAHWKPLATAAVLLVGLFTFGNLPVRLQADHLTVVGERQRLELDDGAKVLLNTNSAFASDLQGGRQVARLLQGEAYFQVPGSAQLPLEVQAGPVRAQVRDTDFAVRYLDGEAQVRVQRGDVDLQAASNQRIRLSAGDSISVGPQGFGQRQRPDMHKDLAWVDGRLVFENCPLSQVLAEVRRYYPGWIINRNDHLDDMAVTGNYRLDQPLETLRALAHITSAQLHEFPAVVIIN
- a CDS encoding RNA polymerase sigma factor; protein product: MSQSRFNSVFLVQRLSLLRTLQRMVGNPSTAEDLLQETYLRVSRALGERPIEHLEPFVFQTARNLALDHLRTRRVQSRMLVDDVPDEVLHNVASPLGSSEDAAHAEQLLKHLSVSLNQLTERQQRIFILSRLHGASYLEIAEQLQVSASTVQKELKLIMAICMGVADRLK
- the gap gene encoding type I glyceraldehyde-3-phosphate dehydrogenase, with the protein product MTLRIAINGFGRIGRNVLRALYTQGYRQDLQVVAINDLGDSAMNAHLLKYDSVHGTFDAVVEADHESLTVNGDRIAVSAIRNPAELPWKAEAIDVVFECTGLFTDRAKAAAHLAAGAGKVIVSAPGKGVDATVVYGVNHDILRASHQVISNASCTTNCLAPIAQVLHREFGIEQGLMTTIHAYTNDQVLTDVYHSDPYRARSATQSMIPSKTGAAEAVGLVLPELAGKLTGMAVRVPVINVSLVDLTVNLKREATAEQVNQLFLEASRHSKVLGYNALPLVSCDFNHNPLSSIFDANHTRANGRMLKVLAWYDNEWGFSNRMLDNCLALASAR
- the edd gene encoding phosphogluconate dehydratase; protein product: MHPRILEVTQRLIERSRATRERYLQLIRGAASDGPMRASLQCANFAHGVAGCGAEDKQTLRLMNAANVAIVSAYNDMLSAHQPYLHFPDQIKQALREVGSVGQFAGGVPAMCDGVTQGEPGMELAIASREVIAMSTAVALSHNMFDAALMLGICDKIVPGLMMGALRFGHLPTIFVPGGPMVSGISNKQKADVRQRYAEGKASREELLESEMKSYHSPGTCTFYGTANTNQLVMEVMGLHLPGASFVNPYTPLRDALTAEAAQQVTRMTKASGSFMPLGEIVDEKALVNSIVALHATGGSTNHTLHIPAIAQAAGIQLTWQDMADLSEVVPTLSHVYPNGKADINHFQAAGGMAFLIRELLDAGLLHEDVNTVAGHGLRRYTQEPFLDNGKLVWREGPQQSLDESILRPVARPFSAEGGLRVMEGNLGRGVMKVSAVAPEHQVVEAPARVFHDQQSLADAFKAGELECDFVAVVRFQGPRCNGMPELHKLTPFLGVLQDRGYKVALVTDGRMSGASGKIPAAIHVCPEAFDGGPLARVRDGDIVRVDGVEGTLRVMVSAEELASRELPPAPQGNDLGCGRELFGFMRMAFSPAEQGASAFTSALENLK
- a CDS encoding glucokinase, with translation MKDLLVGDIGGTNARFALWRDNQLCQVQVFATADYTSPEQAIEAYLQGQGIARGGLAAVCLAVAGPVNGDEFRFTNNHWRLSHKAFCQTLQVERLLLINDFSAQALGMTRLQPGEYREVCAGQADPTRPALVIGPGTGLGVGSLLRLGEQHWLALPGEGGHVDLPVGNAREAALHQQMHDQIGHVSAETVLSGGGLVRLYQAMCALDGDTPRHTSPAQVTDAALGGEPRALAVIEQFCRFLGRVAGNNVLTLGARGGVYIVGGVIPRFAELFLRSGFAASFADKGCMSGYFAGVPVWLVTAEFSGLLGAGVALQQTLDH
- the gltR gene encoding two-component system response regulator GltR, yielding MSTAGKSILMVDDDQEIRELLQTYLSRAGFQVHGEADGQGFRRALENAHCDLVILDVMLPDEDGFSLCRWVRQHPRQSRVPIIMLTASSDEADRVIGLELGADDYLGKPFSPRELQARIKALLRRSEFGQAAPASAVLAFDDWRLDTVSHRLFHRDGEEVILSGADFALLKLFLDHPQQILDRDTIGNATRGREPMPLDRIVDMAVSRLRQRLRDTDKPPRLIRTVRGSGYLLAAHVCCAS
- a CDS encoding ATP-binding protein, with the translated sequence MSAALPERRWRLLPRSLLGRMLLLTLFVVLLAQGLSSLIWVAQLRASQLQGLRASAGSLAHSMSASVSYFRSLPVAYRPMVLDQLRSMGGTRFFVSLNDKPLDMPVLPITPRKQAVIDVFQQVLHERLGEQMEISVEFVAPDDLRIFNSGLKLDELPRSWAHYSLTLEPLNPPVLVTQIRLDQGEWLYIASLLPEPYTSLESERLPRQQIGFIVLTTALLLLFIGLLVHWQSWPLKRLARAARELSLGADVAPVAEGGGSEVVEVGRAFNSMRERISRYLTERSQLFSAISHDLRTPITRLRLRVELLEDERLQAKFSQDLDELELLVKGALQCVKDTDIHENIEPIDLNQVLEILAEPYLGDGRITVEGRALSPYPGKPLALRRCIGNLIDNAIKYGERAHLRIIDNAEGFVLQVDDQGPGVPQQQMEQVFEPHFRLAGKQQGYGLGLGIARNIAHSHGGEVSLLNLREGGLRVTLYLPRGVD